The Haliotis asinina isolate JCU_RB_2024 chromosome 2, JCU_Hal_asi_v2, whole genome shotgun sequence genomic interval ACAGTCTACGTGGATTACAAGGCTCTCGGATAAGACAATATCTGGGGAGATCCTCCCTCACTGCTATCTGATGATACAACAAAACTCTAATAGGCATCACAGATTCTGGATTTAACAAAATAATTCCATTTTTGCTTTAGAGTATGTAACGCCTGTTGTGGTATATGTAAAAATAACGTCAGACAAACTGTACCTGTGTGTATCGAAGACAACGCTACGTTGTGTCGTCGCTTTGTACATGTTGATGACCTGCATGTACCTGGACTGGAGGTGTCAGGCTTGGTTGGGCATCACTGTCTGAGGAAACAATAGCGGGGTCAGGGATGAGATCAGTGTGTAAGCTCGGGGTCGGGTTTGCAGGTGATTGGACCATCGTTGCATATCTCAATCTCAGCTTGTCTGTTGACAAGTTCACATTGTCTGTCACTGCAATCTTGGTTCGGGTATTAATACAGTCTATATTCCCGTCAATTGTAGTGGCCTTTTTGCTGGTTGCTGAGAGTTCATAAGAGATTGTCGCTTCTAATGAAGTACCGGTAATGTGTTTTTCTTTCCTTAAAATTTCTCCTCTCAATAGATTGTTTGCAGATGTAAGAATATCCATCTGTGATGATAAATGGTGATTTTCTTCTAACTGGCGTTTCACTTCGTTTTTTCTTTCCCATGAAGCAATGAGCTCAAGCATCTCTGATGTGTATTTATCATAAAACTTCTCAAGAGTCGTTAGTAGATATACTACTTTGCTTACGGTATCTTCATGCATACTAACCATTCGTGGGAACATCATAGAGAGCACATCTTTACACGCTTCCGTACTTGTCTCACAGCTCTGTGCACCAATAGGCTTGGTATCCACTTTACTTTCCCTTAGTTTATGCCGACTTAAAACTTCAGTTTCAAGAACGTGTGAACCAACTGACCCCTCATTAAAACTGTAAAGGTGGTAAACATTACCAGCATATTTTTGTATTACAGATTTTCGTCCCTCCGCCCTGCTGACACGTTTTATAAATGAACCTCCTGGGAACGTTTCACATTTCCCTTCCCAAACATCATATAATGACTGTCCAACTGCATTTAGTCCGTCTCTATCGTCTCTGTACAAATCTACCAGCTTCTTCTCTGCCGTAAGTTTATCACACCCACCAATAAGTTCATCGACGTCCTTGAACATTTTATGATCTCTCCCGTCGGTAGATTGTGTATCATAAATAATGTCCGACTCATTTATCTTGACACATACCTTTATAATGTTCCAAATAGCAAGAGCATAATATAACATGACAGCGTGACAATTCATTTTGTCAAGGTGTTTTAAGCATCGGGACATGACTTATAAGAGTGCTTTTACGAATCATTCAAAAGTCCAAGGGGAACACACTAAATCTGTTTCAGGTTATAACTAAAAGACTTTATTTACATTCAGCAATACGGAATACTTTTCATCCACAGAATTATTAAAACAATCGTtacacatatttgtttaaatattttcagcaaACTTGACCTTTTCTTTCAAAGAAAGTCTTTGAAGTTGACGCTGATACACATATATGTGGCAGCTCCTTGCACCTTCGGAATGCAAAGGCTATATCAGCATAATCATTACTAATTTACCACGCTAACTTTGAAACCAACAAGATTCCTCCAGGTCCTCTTTGATAGAGTTTCTGTTTGACCTTGTGCCAAACAATTTCTGCCACCAACACTATGAAACCACAAGTCAGTCCTAATGCCACAGGAAAGACGATGCCCTGCATATTGACGAGTGACACAGCTTTGAGGTACTCTTCTACCTGACATTTGTCATCTGGAGTGGACTGATACCATTCTTGATAGGTGTGTTGCAGGATACCACTTTCAGTGAGAAGGTACATACTAACGAAGATAAAAAGAACCTTATTGTTTGGAAGTATATAATTTCCTATATGACATCCGTAGACTCTTTTAAGCCTTCAAGATATTCAAAGTACGAATGCGGTTGACCCACAAAACTAAAAAGTGATTAGAATATTGAATGGCGATTTGTGTATCCACCCTCATAAAGTTGTTAATGTAATGGAAATACTGAATATAGCTTTTCAGACCTATACCCactcacgacaagcatattccAATTCAGAAAGGAAGTTCACAGCCCAAACACTTTTCTAAAAAGAGACACATCTGCAGGATCCTACGTACCTTTTTTCGAAATCTTCTTTGAAGGGAGAACACCTTGGAAGATAGAACACCGCTAAAAATCTGGTTAATTTGGCATCAATCGCTTTAAATCTACAACTTGGGCTTTCTAATTCAGCAACCATGCTGCCTGCGATAAACGCGTATTTTCCCTCCCTGACTTTTTGCAGGTGctttgtgatgttgctggtgaGTACATCGGGGTCTCTGGTAGACAGTTCTTTAACTCTTTGTGTGACTGCCACGACATCTGGCCATATTGAATTCTGGAATTCA includes:
- the LOC137271694 gene encoding probable glutamate receptor, whose translation is MYHVNEIRPHPSRPNQKLMLNRILRDMDNVPQHQMNVLLLCNVTTTVSVLRQMGHCTKARMWTLMFNPYGRAFRGVVLWDGAVTNPTNAYPNSNFGYNGRELTVVMKDNHLGYGFVTVNKRRVYAYPFHLLKRLSQVMNFSYRVIPPREDEWGRNINGSWTGVFGMLQRREADLAADTLAMHSDRLAVSDYILPAVSESRQIILYKKEDAVEEDNLLIFLRPFQTFVYSMFGVSLITCISLLSFIRLIHNKDVSRVASGGKDTDRNMELDNNFSTATRVIQTTTAAAFATYGAAVKQGSTIESSFDSDRILVAGWWIFTTIFSAVYCGTIMTMFAVKSESPPFSNMAELAAREDYKMGYDSSSVVANLLQNSIWPDVVAVTQRVKELSTRDPDVLTSNITKHLQKVREGKYAFIAGSMVAELESPSCRFKAIDAKLTRFLAVFYLPRCSPFKEDFEKSMYLLTESGILQHTYQEWYQSTPDDKCQVEEYLKAVSLVNMQGIVFPVALGLTCGFIVLVAEIVWHKVKQKLYQRGPGGIFFNEGSVGSHVLETEVLSRHKLRESKVDTKPIGAQSCETSTEACKDVLSMMFPRMVSMHEDTVSKVVYLLTTLEKFYDKYTSEMLELIASWERKNEVKRQLEENHHLSSQMDILTSANNLLRGEILRKEKHITGTSLEATISYELSATSKKATTIDGNIDCINTRTKIAVTDNVNLSTDKLRLRYATMVQSPANPTPSLHTDLIPDPAIVSSDSDAQPSLTPPVQVHAGHQHVQSDDTT